Sequence from the Maribellus comscasis genome:
AGTTGAAAACCAGTGGCTGGGATTTCGTTTGTATTTTAATAAAAAGGCGGCAATTGATGTTTATTCAAAAGCAAAACCCGGACTGGAAATCCGGGAGAAAAAGTGGTATCCTGCCAAAAAAGATCAACGCAATGGCTGGGGAGCCGATTATTATAAAGTCGGGAAAACTGTTGGTTTGGGAGGAATTAGACTTTGGGATGGCGAAAAAGTTGTTCCGCTTCATCCTGTTTCCTTGCGTTCCGCCAGGGTTGAAAAAGCTGAAGACTCATCTTCTATGGAAATGTTGTCGGAAGGAATTCCGTACAAAGGTGAGAAAGTTTCTGTTTTGGTTCGCGTAACTGTTTTTTCCGATAAGCGTGAGGCAAGAGTTGAAGCCTTTTCGCAAACCGGTGAATCGGTTCAGTTTGTTACCGGAATAAACTATTTTAACAACCTTAGAATTGAGAAAAGCAACAAATACATCGCAACCTGGGGAATTCACCCGGAAGATGTTGCCGCCGAACAAGTTGAAATTGGAGGAACCATTCTTTTTAACCGAAATGATTTTGAAAAGGAATTGGATACCGGCGATCAACACCTGTTAATTTCAAAACCAACAAAACAGATGAAAATTAGAATTACATCAGCCAATGCGCGTGAAGCTGAAATGAATTCTTTCGAAAAATTTAAACAATACTTAGATGAACGGAATTAACATGCCTAAAAAATTCAAAATCAAACACATACTTTTATTACTGCTTCTGGGAGTTGC
This genomic interval carries:
- a CDS encoding DUF4861 family protein; amino-acid sequence: MKLLHLLFALFFVIQGIAQDKTDVSLFLKKDKSNYLAQIESKSGNLFTKLGHHGPAVENQWLGFRLYFNKKAAIDVYSKAKPGLEIREKKWYPAKKDQRNGWGADYYKVGKTVGLGGIRLWDGEKVVPLHPVSLRSARVEKAEDSSSMEMLSEGIPYKGEKVSVLVRVTVFSDKREARVEAFSQTGESVQFVTGINYFNNLRIEKSNKYIATWGIHPEDVAAEQVEIGGTILFNRNDFEKELDTGDQHLLISKPTKQMKIRITSANAREAEMNSFEKFKQYLDERN